From a region of the Streptacidiphilus albus JL83 genome:
- a CDS encoding ComEA family DNA-binding protein yields the protein MRSVTTGPSRYSDDSVRQRMDALFGPEQQSTRPAAVRRIHPAPGPPHPPAGHVAPGDDAPDELPAAARPSAAAPPPFLPPPSLPLPPAPPPSLPSASRPPAAGARRVRTVLAGRLPLAFQERLDLDRRALVGLSVLLVLALGYGAQHFWAGRPEPVAVPVADGAAAAGSPPPAPAGPGPTASASGPGPSPGASRPTGLVVDVAGKVREPGLRTLPPDARVQDAVQAAGGPLAGTDLTTLNLARLLTDGEEVVVGAPAAAPGVAGGGAGPAAGAPISLNSATAEQLDALPGIGPVLAQRIIQYRDQHGGFRSVDQLRQVSGFGERRLKDLRAVLRP from the coding sequence GTACTCCGACGACTCGGTCCGGCAGCGGATGGACGCGCTGTTCGGTCCGGAGCAGCAGTCGACCCGCCCGGCGGCCGTCCGTCGCATCCATCCCGCACCCGGGCCGCCGCACCCGCCGGCCGGTCACGTCGCCCCGGGGGACGACGCGCCGGACGAGCTGCCGGCCGCCGCGCGTCCGTCGGCCGCCGCACCGCCGCCGTTCCTGCCGCCGCCGTCCCTGCCGCTGCCGCCCGCACCGCCGCCGTCCCTGCCGTCGGCTTCCCGGCCGCCTGCGGCCGGGGCCCGGCGGGTGCGGACCGTTCTGGCCGGACGGCTGCCGCTGGCGTTCCAGGAGCGGCTGGACCTCGACCGGCGGGCCCTGGTCGGGCTCTCGGTGCTGCTGGTCCTCGCCCTCGGCTACGGCGCCCAGCACTTCTGGGCCGGACGGCCGGAGCCGGTCGCGGTGCCGGTCGCCGACGGCGCGGCGGCGGCCGGCTCGCCCCCGCCCGCGCCCGCCGGACCGGGCCCGACGGCGTCGGCCTCCGGACCGGGGCCCTCGCCCGGAGCGTCCCGGCCGACCGGGCTGGTGGTGGACGTCGCGGGCAAGGTCCGCGAGCCGGGGCTGCGCACCCTGCCGCCGGACGCCAGGGTCCAGGACGCCGTCCAGGCCGCAGGCGGTCCGCTGGCCGGTACCGATCTGACCACGCTGAATCTGGCCCGGCTGCTCACCGACGGGGAGGAGGTCGTGGTCGGGGCCCCGGCCGCCGCGCCAGGCGTTGCCGGCGGTGGCGCGGGCCCGGCGGCCGGGGCCCCGATAAGCCTCAACAGCGCGACCGCCGAGCAACTGGACGCGCTGCCCGGCATCGGGCCGGTCCTCGCCCAACGCATCATCCAGTACCGCGACCAGCACGGCGGGTTCCGGTCGGTGGACCAGCTCCGGCAGGTCAGCGGCTTCGGCGAACGCCGACTGAAGGATCTCCGGGCCGTCCTGCGGCCCTGA
- a CDS encoding ComEC/Rec2 family competence protein, which produces MGDDAAPAGQPGGRAPKPPQDIRLLGPALAVWGTAAVLVDAPAGWAPRALAAAALAGAAALALLLTDRRLRRHRATPGTSPGPASGATPRAPLRALCRPLAGLLLSAAAAAVATTLATADLHRGPIPGLARRQATVDVELTVTKDPSAGGGPTGADYVVLRATVDQVRLPPPDPAASRIRTPVTVIAQGPEASRWLGLLPSTRVAAEARLRSVEDGDDIAALLLTRGPPRLLAPPSPAQRVAGALRSGLRRATEPLDPDPRALLPGLVVGDTSRVPADLEAAFLATDLAHITAVSGANLSILMVLLIGAASRSRTPERGGLAARLGLPLRLSALAGTGLTLGFVILCRPDPSVLRAAATGLVMLLALATGRRTSPLAALAGATLLLMLADPWLARSFGFALSALATGGLLVLGPRWTEALVARGWPRRLAEAVACAGAAQAVCGPLLALKAAHVSLVAIPCNLLAEIAVAPATLLGFATLAVAPLSPGAAVLFARLAAVPTAWICGLARFAADLPGAEIAWPGGWPGALLLVAVTCALVACLPVLRHRAVALGLVLALIALLLRPAPLTRLVTGWPPPHWRVVACDVGQGDAFVLSPGTDPGSALVIDVGPDPHAIDLCLRTLGITRIPLLLLTHEHADHVEGLPGVLHDREVGVVETTTDTDPQGETARVRRWTAAAGVPVVQVVPGERRSLGDLRWQVLWPDGPLGPDTPGPNNASIALLVTAPGLRMAFLGDLEPPAQDRLLAHLAGYPELRRVDLLKVAHHGSAKQDAELVRALAPRLALISVGLGNSYGHPAPSTLDLLRSVGSTVLRTDIQGDLAVTDDNGHLATATNPR; this is translated from the coding sequence ATGGGGGACGATGCAGCACCGGCGGGCCAGCCGGGCGGCCGGGCGCCGAAGCCGCCGCAGGACATCCGGCTGCTCGGCCCGGCGCTGGCCGTCTGGGGGACGGCGGCTGTCCTGGTGGACGCGCCGGCGGGGTGGGCTCCCCGGGCACTGGCCGCCGCCGCCCTCGCCGGAGCCGCCGCGCTGGCCCTGCTGCTGACGGACCGTCGGCTCCGTCGGCACCGCGCGACCCCGGGCACATCCCCGGGCCCGGCCTCGGGCGCGACCCCGCGCGCACCGCTGCGCGCGCTGTGCCGGCCGCTGGCCGGGCTGCTGCTCAGCGCGGCTGCGGCGGCCGTCGCCACCACCCTCGCCACCGCCGACCTGCACCGGGGGCCGATCCCCGGCCTGGCCCGCCGCCAGGCCACCGTCGACGTCGAACTCACCGTCACCAAGGACCCGTCCGCGGGCGGCGGCCCGACCGGCGCCGACTACGTGGTGCTCCGGGCGACGGTGGACCAGGTCCGGCTCCCGCCCCCGGACCCGGCGGCCTCGCGGATCCGGACCCCGGTGACCGTCATCGCCCAGGGGCCGGAGGCGAGCCGCTGGCTCGGCCTGCTGCCGTCCACCCGGGTCGCCGCCGAGGCCCGGCTGCGCAGCGTGGAGGACGGCGACGACATCGCCGCGCTGCTGCTGACCCGGGGACCGCCCCGGCTGCTCGCGCCGCCCTCACCGGCCCAACGGGTGGCCGGGGCGCTGCGGTCCGGGCTGCGCCGGGCCACCGAGCCGCTGGACCCCGATCCCCGGGCGCTGCTCCCCGGGCTGGTCGTCGGCGACACCAGCCGGGTGCCCGCCGATCTGGAGGCCGCTTTCCTCGCCACCGACCTGGCCCACATCACCGCCGTCAGCGGTGCGAACCTGTCGATCCTGATGGTGCTGCTGATCGGCGCCGCCTCCCGCTCGCGCACCCCGGAGCGCGGCGGCCTCGCCGCCCGGCTGGGCCTGCCGCTCCGGCTCAGCGCACTCGCCGGGACCGGCCTCACCCTCGGCTTCGTCATCCTCTGCCGTCCGGACCCGAGCGTGCTGCGGGCCGCCGCCACCGGGCTGGTCATGCTGCTGGCCCTGGCGACCGGCCGCCGGACCTCGCCGCTGGCCGCGCTCGCCGGAGCCACGCTGCTGCTGATGCTGGCCGATCCCTGGCTGGCCCGTTCCTTCGGCTTCGCCCTGTCCGCGCTCGCCACCGGCGGGCTGCTCGTCCTCGGCCCGCGCTGGACCGAGGCGCTGGTCGCCCGGGGCTGGCCGCGCCGCCTCGCCGAGGCCGTGGCCTGTGCGGGCGCGGCCCAGGCCGTCTGCGGCCCGCTGCTGGCCCTGAAGGCGGCCCATGTCAGCCTGGTCGCCATCCCCTGCAACCTGCTGGCCGAGATCGCCGTCGCCCCGGCCACCCTGCTGGGCTTCGCCACCCTGGCCGTCGCCCCGCTGTCCCCGGGCGCCGCCGTGCTGTTCGCCCGGCTGGCCGCCGTCCCCACCGCCTGGATCTGCGGCCTCGCCCGCTTCGCCGCCGACCTCCCGGGGGCCGAGATCGCCTGGCCCGGCGGCTGGCCGGGGGCACTGCTGCTGGTGGCGGTCACCTGCGCGCTGGTCGCCTGCCTGCCGGTGCTCCGGCACCGGGCGGTCGCGCTCGGACTCGTGCTGGCGCTGATCGCCCTGCTGCTGCGCCCGGCGCCGCTCACCCGGCTGGTCACCGGCTGGCCGCCGCCGCACTGGCGGGTCGTCGCCTGTGACGTCGGCCAGGGCGACGCCTTCGTTCTCTCCCCGGGGACCGATCCGGGGTCCGCCCTGGTCATCGACGTCGGCCCGGACCCGCACGCGATCGACCTCTGCCTGCGCACCCTCGGCATCACCAGGATCCCGCTGCTGCTGCTCACCCACGAGCACGCGGACCACGTCGAGGGGCTGCCCGGGGTGCTGCACGACCGCGAGGTCGGGGTGGTGGAGACGACCACCGACACCGACCCCCAGGGCGAGACCGCGCGGGTCCGGCGCTGGACCGCCGCCGCCGGGGTCCCGGTGGTGCAGGTGGTGCCGGGCGAGCGGCGCAGCCTGGGCGACCTGCGCTGGCAGGTGCTGTGGCCGGACGGCCCGCTCGGCCCGGACACCCCGGGACCCAACAACGCCAGCATCGCCCTGCTGGTCACCGCGCCCGGACTGCGGATGGCCTTCCTCGGCGACCTCGAACCACCGGCCCAGGACCGGCTGCTGGCCCACCTCGCCGGCTACCCCGAGCTGCGCCGGGTCGACCTGCTCAAGGTCGCCCACCACGGCTCGGCCAAGCAGGACGCCGAGCTGGTCCGGGCACTGGCCCCGAGGCTGGCGCTGATCTCGGTGGGCCTCGGCAACTCCTACGGCCATCCGGCCCCGTCCACCCTGGACCTGCTGCGCTCGGTGGGCAGCACGGTGCTCCGCACCGACATCCAGGGAGACCTCGCGGTGACCGACGACAACGGCCACCTGGCCACTGCCACCAACCCGCGATGA
- the holA gene encoding DNA polymerase III subunit delta, protein MARKPSDDLLSPLTLVVGQEELLLDRAVAQTTSAARQADADTDVRDLQPGVLQPGMLSELTSPSLFSERKVIVIRAAQDLAADTVKEVKAYLDDPAPEVMLVLVHAGGAKGKGLLDTAKKAGAREVVCPKLTKPAEKLAFVRAEFRVTGRSATEDACTALLDAVGSDLRELASACSQLAADTEGTIDETVVARYYTGRAESSGFQVADLAVTGRAAEALGQLRWALAVGEKPTGIVFALASGVRAIGRVATADRSLRPGDLARELGMPPWKIDRVRQQVRGWSSDGVAVALRAIAEADAAVKGGSGDPAYALEQCVVTIARAARSQR, encoded by the coding sequence ATGGCCAGGAAACCCAGTGACGACCTGCTCTCCCCGCTGACGCTCGTGGTCGGCCAGGAGGAGCTGCTGCTCGACCGCGCCGTGGCGCAGACCACCTCGGCGGCCCGGCAGGCCGACGCCGACACCGATGTGCGCGACCTCCAACCCGGCGTCCTGCAGCCGGGCATGCTCAGCGAGCTGACCAGCCCGTCGCTCTTCTCCGAGCGCAAAGTGATCGTCATCCGGGCTGCCCAGGACCTCGCCGCCGACACCGTCAAGGAGGTCAAGGCCTACCTGGACGACCCCGCCCCCGAGGTGATGCTGGTGCTGGTGCACGCCGGCGGGGCCAAGGGCAAGGGCCTGCTGGACACCGCGAAGAAGGCCGGCGCCCGCGAGGTGGTCTGCCCCAAGCTGACCAAGCCGGCCGAGAAGCTGGCCTTCGTCCGCGCCGAGTTCCGGGTCACCGGGCGCTCCGCGACCGAGGACGCCTGCACCGCGCTGCTCGACGCGGTCGGCAGCGACCTGCGCGAACTGGCCTCGGCCTGCAGCCAGTTGGCTGCCGACACCGAGGGCACCATCGACGAGACGGTGGTCGCCCGCTACTACACAGGACGGGCCGAGTCCTCCGGCTTCCAGGTGGCGGACCTCGCGGTGACCGGCCGGGCGGCCGAGGCGCTGGGGCAGCTCCGCTGGGCGCTCGCGGTGGGGGAGAAGCCCACCGGCATCGTCTTCGCGCTGGCCTCCGGCGTCCGTGCGATCGGCCGGGTCGCGACCGCCGACCGCAGCCTGCGCCCCGGCGACCTGGCCCGCGAGCTGGGCATGCCGCCGTGGAAGATCGACCGGGTCCGCCAGCAGGTCCGGGGCTGGAGCAGCGACGGCGTGGCCGTCGCGCTGCGCGCCATCGCCGAGGCCGACGCGGCGGTCAAGGGCGGCTCCGGCGACCCGGCCTACGCCCTGGAGCAGTGCGTGGTCACCATCGCCCGCGCCGCCCGCTCCCAGCGCTGA